Proteins from one Desulfonema limicola genomic window:
- a CDS encoding ABC transporter permease — MWKKFKDSYFFYSFKRDPVAVVSFIVFVILIILSISAPFIAPYNPYDTTGIDIMDSELPPSWLQGGEKRFFLGTDTQGRDLLSTMLYGLRVSVVIGCGAVILQAVIGILIGLVSGYTGGRIDAFLMRMADVQLSFSTLMVAIFISAIFQLAFGVGRYEDMAVPLLVVVIGLSEWPQYARTVRASVLGEKKKEYVEAARIIGLPSFHIMRKHILPNSMSPVLVISTVQIANAVMSEAALSFLGLGMPVTKPSLGSLINAGFEYIFSGLWWITFFPGLVLVIFVVVVNLLGDWLRDVLNPKLYKG; from the coding sequence ATGTGGAAAAAGTTTAAAGATTCCTATTTTTTTTACAGTTTTAAGCGTGATCCTGTGGCTGTTGTCAGTTTTATTGTTTTTGTAATTCTTATAATTCTAAGCATTTCAGCACCTTTTATTGCTCCCTATAATCCTTATGATACAACAGGTATTGATATTATGGATTCAGAGCTTCCGCCATCCTGGCTGCAAGGAGGTGAAAAGCGTTTTTTCCTGGGAACAGACACTCAGGGACGGGATCTGCTCAGTACAATGCTCTACGGTCTCAGGGTATCAGTGGTAATTGGATGCGGTGCCGTCATACTCCAGGCTGTTATAGGTATTCTCATAGGACTGGTTTCAGGTTATACCGGTGGCAGGATAGACGCTTTCCTCATGCGCATGGCTGATGTCCAGCTCTCTTTTTCCACCCTGATGGTTGCAATTTTTATAAGTGCCATATTTCAACTGGCATTTGGTGTGGGACGTTATGAGGATATGGCAGTACCTCTTTTGGTAGTGGTCATCGGCCTTTCTGAATGGCCCCAGTACGCAAGAACAGTAAGAGCATCTGTTCTTGGTGAAAAGAAAAAAGAATATGTAGAAGCTGCACGAATTATCGGACTGCCCTCTTTTCATATCATGAGAAAACATATACTGCCCAATTCCATGTCCCCGGTTCTGGTAATATCTACGGTACAGATTGCCAATGCTGTTATGAGCGAAGCTGCTCTTTCATTTCTTGGACTGGGAATGCCTGTTACCAAACCATCTTTAGGCTCACTCATAAACGCAGGGTTTGAATATATATTCAGCGGTTTATGGTGGATAACCTTCTTTCCCGGCCTGGTTCTCGTGATTTTTGTTGTTGTGGTAAACCTTCTGGGAGACTGGCTGAGGGATGTTTTAAATCCAAAATTATACAAAGGATAG
- a CDS encoding ABC transporter permease produces MFAFIIRRTTQAVIVMLIVSFLGFSIRHQIGDPVRDLVGVSVSAAEREILRNKLGLNDPFFVQYLRFLKNALHGDLGNSFFFKKPALEVILSKAPATLELVFCSSLIIIFLSIPIGIFAAINPKNWFSRLTMGLSIVGVSIPVFLTAIMLIYIFAVELKWLPSYGRGATVNIGGWSTGFLTIDGLKHLILPSIALSSIMLPLFIRLIRSEMMEVLETEYVKFAWAKGLKRWRVWFVHAFKNTLLPVITVGGVQIGIMIAYTILTETVFQWQGMGFMFLEAVERSDTTLIVAYMITVGAIFVVVNTIVDIVYGLVNPTVRITGRK; encoded by the coding sequence ATGTTTGCTTTTATTATTCGACGTACAACACAAGCTGTAATTGTTATGCTTATTGTCAGCTTTCTGGGTTTTTCCATACGCCATCAGATAGGAGATCCTGTCAGGGATCTCGTAGGGGTATCAGTATCTGCTGCTGAACGTGAAATTCTCAGGAACAAACTGGGATTAAACGATCCTTTTTTTGTTCAATATCTCAGGTTTTTAAAAAATGCACTTCACGGAGACCTTGGCAATTCCTTTTTCTTTAAAAAACCAGCTCTTGAGGTTATCCTTTCCAAAGCTCCGGCAACTCTGGAACTGGTTTTTTGCAGCAGCCTTATTATTATCTTCCTTTCCATTCCCATTGGCATATTTGCTGCCATTAACCCTAAAAACTGGTTTTCCAGACTTACTATGGGACTAAGCATTGTAGGTGTATCCATACCGGTCTTTCTTACCGCCATCATGCTTATTTATATTTTTGCAGTAGAACTCAAATGGCTGCCCTCATACGGAAGGGGGGCAACAGTCAATATCGGCGGATGGAGTACCGGTTTTTTGACCATAGACGGGCTTAAACATCTTATCCTGCCGAGCATTGCCCTTTCATCTATTATGCTGCCGCTTTTTATCAGGCTTATCCGTTCGGAAATGATGGAAGTTCTTGAAACTGAGTATGTTAAATTTGCCTGGGCCAAAGGATTAAAACGCTGGCGCGTATGGTTTGTTCATGCTTTTAAAAATACCCTTTTACCAGTTATAACAGTAGGCGGTGTTCAAATAGGTATTATGATAGCATATACAATCCTCACAGAAACAGTTTTTCAATGGCAGGGAATGGGATTCATGTTCCTGGAAGCAGTGGAGCGTTCCGATACCACGCTTATTGTTGCCTATATGATTACTGTGGGAGCCATCTTTGTGGTGGTTAATACAATAGTGGATATTGTTTATGGACTGGTAAATCCCACAGTCAGAATAACAGGGAGAAAATAA
- a CDS encoding thioredoxin family protein, translated as MQTGDISGREFENQIKSGVSLIDFHAPWCAPCHLQEPIIRFLAKQFNTKAFVSKMNIEKNRETVSRLRIKGIPTLIIFKNGKEVQRFVGLQSAETLSKALEKILLQKTKIQRPSR; from the coding sequence ATGCAAACAGGGGATATATCTGGCAGGGAATTTGAAAACCAAATCAAAAGCGGGGTATCATTGATAGATTTCCATGCACCCTGGTGCGCTCCCTGCCATCTCCAGGAACCTATTATCAGGTTTCTGGCAAAGCAGTTTAATACTAAAGCATTTGTAAGCAAGATGAATATAGAAAAAAACCGTGAAACAGTTTCCAGGTTAAGAATCAAAGGTATCCCAACCCTGATAATTTTTAAAAACGGAAAAGAGGTTCAGCGCTTTGTGGGCCTCCAGTCTGCTGAAACACTTTCTAAGGCTTTGGAAAAAATACTATTGCAAAAGACAAAAATACAAAGGCCGAGCCGGTAA